A stretch of the Campylobacter concisus genome encodes the following:
- the recG gene encoding ATP-dependent DNA helicase RecG: MKFEASDRAKLLKIGVLSLLDLALVLPKGFEDTTIAKSPREGQVCINVKITSLASRPGMLTALAFCEQWQSSVKIVIFNAKSWHYGAFKVGKEMAIYGLCSYAFGSWQIINPKITTKVGQIVPKFKTELKDDELKKLILKYLNFQNLLAEGLNEKEAKFLANLQRLDEQSVQILYRLKNDGEGVEILKFVEIFNYIKKLSAKKTYFKSPKIKLFDISSWLKSLPFTPTNDQIKAINDIRDDLSAVQAKRRVIMGDVGSGKTLVILAAALSVYPQSAILMAPTSILSEQIYNEAKRLLPTFMNVMLVRSGEKKIDFSGVNLIVGTHALLFHELPNSPLVMVDEQHRFGSNQRKKIEELASNEYERANFVQFSATPIPRTLSLIQSEIVNFSFLKQMPFKKNIMSQIIGASEFGFLLTHIKKQLAGGFQVAIIYPLVESSESSNYQSLIEAQGFWLKNFKNVFVTHGKDKEKEEILRRFREEGEILLSTTVVEVGISLPRLNTIVIVGAERLGLATLHQLRGRVGRNGGDGYCFLFTKLKEAPARLKEFCATNDGFKVAELDLKNRQSGDILNGFFQHGATFNFYDYEDDITQAAKTRVAALAKNNA, translated from the coding sequence ATGAAATTTGAAGCAAGTGACAGAGCAAAACTTCTAAAAATAGGCGTGCTTAGCCTACTTGACCTTGCTCTAGTGCTACCAAAGGGCTTTGAGGATACGACGATCGCTAAGAGCCCAAGAGAAGGGCAGGTCTGCATAAATGTAAAGATCACTTCGCTTGCCTCACGCCCTGGCATGCTAACAGCACTTGCCTTTTGCGAGCAGTGGCAAAGTAGCGTAAAGATCGTCATTTTTAACGCGAAGTCTTGGCACTACGGCGCTTTTAAGGTAGGCAAAGAGATGGCGATATATGGGCTTTGCTCCTACGCCTTTGGCTCGTGGCAGATAATAAATCCAAAAATCACCACAAAAGTAGGCCAGATCGTGCCTAAATTTAAGACTGAGCTAAAAGATGATGAGTTAAAAAAACTTATCTTAAAATATCTAAATTTCCAAAATTTACTGGCCGAGGGCTTAAATGAAAAAGAGGCTAAATTTTTAGCCAATCTGCAAAGGCTAGATGAGCAAAGTGTACAAATTTTATACCGCCTAAAAAATGATGGCGAGGGCGTGGAGATCTTAAAATTTGTAGAAATTTTTAACTACATAAAAAAGCTAAGTGCTAAAAAAACCTACTTTAAAAGCCCCAAGATCAAGCTTTTTGATATAAGCTCTTGGCTTAAGAGCTTGCCATTTACGCCGACAAACGACCAGATAAAAGCGATAAACGACATCAGAGACGACCTTAGTGCTGTGCAGGCAAAAAGGCGCGTCATAATGGGCGACGTGGGAAGTGGCAAGACGCTAGTGATCCTAGCAGCAGCACTCAGCGTCTATCCGCAAAGTGCCATTTTGATGGCGCCAACAAGCATCTTAAGCGAGCAAATTTATAACGAAGCAAAGAGGTTGCTACCTACTTTTATGAACGTGATGCTGGTGCGAAGCGGGGAGAAAAAGATAGACTTTAGCGGGGTAAATTTGATCGTTGGCACGCATGCGCTGCTCTTTCACGAGCTGCCAAATTCGCCGCTAGTTATGGTCGATGAGCAGCACCGCTTTGGCTCAAATCAGCGCAAAAAGATAGAAGAGCTTGCCTCAAACGAGTATGAGCGAGCAAATTTCGTGCAGTTTTCAGCTACGCCTATACCTAGGACGCTAAGTTTAATTCAGTCTGAGATCGTAAATTTTAGCTTTTTAAAGCAGATGCCATTTAAGAAAAATATAATGAGCCAAATTATAGGCGCTAGCGAGTTTGGCTTTTTGCTAACTCACATCAAAAAGCAGCTTGCGGGCGGCTTTCAAGTAGCCATCATCTATCCGCTAGTTGAGAGCAGCGAGAGCTCAAACTACCAAAGTCTAATCGAGGCACAGGGTTTTTGGCTAAAGAATTTCAAAAATGTTTTTGTAACGCACGGCAAGGACAAAGAGAAAGAAGAAATTTTAAGACGGTTTAGAGAAGAGGGCGAAATTTTGCTCTCAACAACCGTTGTTGAGGTTGGGATCTCGCTGCCAAGGCTAAATACGATAGTGATCGTGGGCGCTGAGCGGCTAGGGCTTGCCACGCTTCATCAGCTGCGAGGCAGAGTGGGGCGAAATGGTGGTGATGGATACTGCTTTTTATTTACCAAGCTAAAAGAGGCACCAGCTAGGCTAAAGGAATTTTGCGCGACAAATGACGGCTTTAAGGTGGCTGAGCTTGATCTGAAAAACCGCCAAAGCGGCGATATATTAAATGGCTTTTTCCAGCACGGGGCGACCTTTAACTTCTACGACTACGAGGATGATATCACACAGGCTGCAAAGACTAGAGTGGCGGCACTTGCTAAAAATAATGCCTAG
- a CDS encoding excalibur calcium-binding domain-containing protein, translating to MKKVVLILFFALIANAADKFDCSKRYCKEMKSCEEAYHYLRKCGRSGFDRDRDGIPCENVCKERRVEK from the coding sequence ATGAAAAAAGTAGTTTTGATTTTATTTTTTGCATTGATAGCAAATGCGGCGGATAAATTTGATTGTTCTAAACGCTACTGCAAAGAGATGAAAAGTTGCGAAGAAGCATATCACTATCTAAGAAAATGCGGACGCAGTGGGTTTGATCGTGATCGTGACGGCATACCATGCGAGAATGTATGCAAAGAGCGAAGAGTAGAAAAATAA
- a CDS encoding ABC transporter ATP-binding protein: MLEVRNLNFSYPNGAGKLENVNLKIGAGEILTILGRNGAGKSTTLGLISGSLKPVSGEIFLDGKNVDSLSNKERAKIMAYVAQSEVTEYDYTGLEFITMGRAAHLGIFARPSKEDEEIARIYTKKLEIEYLEDRFITQMSGGQKQMCMIARAMAAQPKMIIFDEPTSALDFGNQYKFLRTVKWLKELGYSVVLTTHNPDFAVLLGGYVALVKGDGEVGFGTVDEIIRSENLSQLYGLNLNVSYIDEVKRECCLTYPL, encoded by the coding sequence ATGCTTGAAGTTAGAAATTTAAACTTTAGCTACCCAAATGGGGCTGGCAAACTAGAAAATGTAAATTTAAAGATAGGCGCTGGGGAAATTTTAACCATACTTGGCCGAAATGGAGCTGGCAAATCAACAACTCTTGGGCTAATAAGTGGCTCGCTAAAGCCAGTTTCAGGAGAGATCTTTCTTGATGGCAAAAATGTAGATAGTCTAAGCAACAAAGAGCGCGCTAAGATCATGGCGTACGTGGCTCAAAGCGAGGTTACAGAGTATGACTACACTGGACTTGAGTTTATCACGATGGGGCGTGCGGCGCACCTTGGTATCTTTGCAAGACCTAGCAAAGAGGACGAAGAGATCGCTAGAATTTACACTAAAAAGCTTGAGATCGAGTATCTTGAAGATCGCTTTATCACGCAGATGAGTGGCGGTCAAAAGCAGATGTGTATGATCGCTCGTGCGATGGCTGCGCAGCCAAAGATGATCATATTTGACGAGCCAACGAGCGCGCTTGATTTTGGCAACCAGTATAAATTCCTACGCACCGTCAAATGGCTAAAAGAGCTTGGCTACTCGGTCGTGCTAACCACTCACAACCCTGACTTTGCCGTGCTTCTTGGTGGATATGTGGCACTTGTAAAAGGTGATGGCGAGGTTGGTTTTGGCACGGTTGATGAGATCATTAGAAGCGAGAATTTAAGCCAGCTTTACGGACTAAATTTAAATGTGAGCTACATCGACGAAGTAAAAAGAGAGTGTTGCTTAACATATCCTCTTTAA
- a CDS encoding FecCD family ABC transporter permease: MKNANFSIVVIFLALLTLLCAFVALGVGRFYIPFNDVFSVLAHSFGFGDGAASNITNVIENLRIPRIIAAILVGAALSVSGAAYQGVFKNQLVSPDLLGVSAGACVGAATAIIFDLSLFWVQAFAFGFGLAAVAITLAIPKMMGRTSTLMLVLSGIIVSGLMGSVIGFLKYVADPETKLPDIVYWQLGSLAKLDSDNLKYIAPVMIICAILLIAMSWRINLLSLGDESAARLGVNVSFERAVIIICATLLTACSVCISGIVAWVGLLMPHLARMLVGANNIKSMPASIFMGAIFLLFVDTLARSISVSEVPLGVLTGFIGTVFFVWVLWRNKKVA, encoded by the coding sequence ATGAAAAACGCAAATTTTTCAATAGTTGTTATCTTTTTAGCTCTACTAACGCTTCTTTGCGCCTTTGTCGCACTGGGCGTTGGTAGATTTTACATACCATTTAACGACGTCTTTAGCGTGCTGGCTCACAGCTTTGGTTTTGGAGATGGCGCAGCTAGCAACATCACAAACGTGATAGAAAATTTACGCATCCCACGCATCATCGCAGCCATCCTTGTTGGAGCCGCTCTTAGCGTGAGTGGTGCAGCCTATCAAGGCGTCTTTAAAAACCAGTTAGTTAGCCCTGATCTTCTAGGCGTCTCAGCTGGTGCTTGTGTGGGAGCAGCCACTGCTATCATCTTTGATCTATCGCTATTTTGGGTGCAGGCTTTTGCCTTTGGCTTTGGCCTAGCAGCCGTTGCTATCACGCTAGCCATACCAAAGATGATGGGACGCACGAGCACGCTTATGCTGGTTCTTTCTGGTATCATCGTAAGTGGCCTTATGGGCTCAGTTATCGGCTTTTTAAAGTATGTCGCCGACCCTGAGACGAAGCTGCCTGACATTGTTTATTGGCAGCTTGGTAGTCTTGCAAAGCTTGATAGTGACAACTTAAAATACATAGCTCCAGTGATGATCATCTGCGCCATTTTGCTAATCGCCATGAGCTGGCGTATAAATTTGCTATCTCTTGGCGACGAGAGTGCGGCTAGACTTGGCGTAAATGTCTCATTTGAGCGCGCTGTCATCATCATCTGCGCTACGCTTCTTACAGCATGCAGCGTCTGCATAAGCGGCATAGTCGCTTGGGTGGGACTTCTCATGCCTCACTTAGCGCGCATGTTAGTTGGCGCAAATAACATAAAAAGCATGCCTGCAAGCATATTTATGGGTGCGATATTTTTACTTTTTGTAGATACTCTAGCGCGCAGCATAAGCGTGAGCGAAGTGCCTCTTGGCGTACTTACTGGCTTTATCGGCACGGTATTTTTCGTCTGGGTTTTATGGCGAAATAAAAAGGTTGCATGA
- a CDS encoding ABC transporter substrate-binding protein, producing the protein MQTNFMHKVTKFSLVASLFMALSLNAAESARSITDMQGVKVSVPEKVEKIAALWNANNEIILALGGMDKVVATTDLIKTNKWFEHVYPKLKNLPAALNGKDLQIEELVKLAPDVIIVFNKNYQDELIKNGFSAVNLIFRDYPDMEKSIYATAEVIGTDDARKKAEKLANKIHDNSEFVTARTKNIPDAKRPKVLHLLGGANLLKIDGTNTIQNTWIKLGGGVNAIQTEGSMIEVSAEEIINANPDIIIVGGNDTDAQIKKIKEHPAFSGSNAVKNGKVYGNPKGVFSWDRYGAENVLQILWAAKTIQPDLFKDVDMKVKTKEFYKEFLNHDLSDTEYGYILKGLNPDGSSK; encoded by the coding sequence ATGCAAACAAATTTTATGCATAAAGTAACCAAATTTAGCCTTGTTGCTTCACTATTTATGGCTCTTAGTCTAAACGCAGCTGAGTCTGCAAGAAGCATTACCGATATGCAAGGCGTCAAAGTAAGCGTGCCTGAGAAGGTTGAGAAGATCGCTGCTCTTTGGAACGCAAACAACGAGATCATCCTAGCACTTGGCGGTATGGATAAGGTTGTAGCCACAACTGATCTGATCAAAACCAACAAGTGGTTTGAGCACGTCTATCCAAAACTTAAAAATTTGCCAGCTGCACTAAACGGCAAAGATCTTCAGATCGAAGAGCTTGTTAAGCTTGCACCTGATGTTATCATAGTTTTTAACAAAAACTACCAAGATGAGCTTATCAAAAACGGCTTTAGCGCGGTAAATTTAATCTTTAGAGACTATCCAGATATGGAGAAAAGCATCTACGCAACAGCTGAAGTCATAGGCACTGATGACGCTAGGAAAAAAGCTGAAAAGCTTGCTAATAAAATCCATGATAACTCTGAGTTTGTAACAGCAAGAACAAAAAACATCCCTGACGCTAAACGTCCAAAAGTACTTCACCTTCTTGGCGGAGCGAATTTGCTAAAAATTGATGGCACAAATACTATCCAAAACACTTGGATCAAGCTAGGTGGCGGTGTAAATGCTATCCAAACTGAGGGCTCAATGATCGAAGTTAGCGCAGAAGAGATCATCAATGCAAATCCTGATATCATCATCGTTGGCGGCAATGACACAGATGCACAGATCAAAAAGATAAAAGAACACCCTGCATTCTCTGGCTCAAATGCTGTTAAAAACGGCAAAGTTTATGGTAACCCAAAAGGTGTATTTAGCTGGGATAGATATGGCGCTGAAAACGTGCTTCAAATTTTATGGGCAGCAAAGACTATCCAACCAGATCTATTTAAAGATGTCGATATGAAAGTAAAAACAAAAGAGTTTTATAAAGAGTTCTTAAATCACGATCTTAGCGACACAGAGTACGGCTATATCCTAAAAGGTCTAAATCCAGACGGTAGCAGCAAGTAA
- a CDS encoding nitric-oxide reductase large subunit — MREYKKYWLALVAVLVICFSILGYYGVEVYRSSPPVVNFTDENGNVVIDKESIYKGQEAWQSIGGMQVGSVWGHGAYQAPDWSADWLHKELVIFLELKADEIYHSKYADLNDEQKANLKVLLKKEYRENGVKDDKIVLSSDRLKAMKQVSQEYSALFGNDPKFKSLREAYAMKENTLPNASDRDDLNNFFFWSAWATAANRPNSDATYTNNWPHEPLIDNVPTSENIFWSIASVVILIAGIGFLVWFSSFYGKKDDEKLEAISEDPLSKLSLTPSQKALKKYLFVTLALFAFQILIGGFTAHYTVEGQEFYGINLSAYIPYSLARTWHIQASIFWIATGFLAGGLFLAPIINGGKDPKFQKLGVDLLFYALLILVVGSFAGEYLAIANIMPINLSFWFGHQGYEYIELGRVWQIILFVGLVIWMLLLLRGFIGGFKNKGDKNLLAIFAASAVAVGLFYGAGLFYGQRSPLPVMEYWRWWVVHLWVEGFFEVFATASLAFVFVSLGLVSKRFATFSTLASASLFLVGGIPGTFHHLYFAGTTTPIMAVGASFSALEVVPLVLLGAEAYEHYRLQFAQTWAKTLKWPLYCFIAVAFWNMLGAGVFGFLINPPISLFYIQGLNTTPVHGHAALFGVYGFLALGFVWLVATYLFKGQEFDEKLMKVGFWGLNIGLMLMIVLSLLPIGIYQAFASLEHGMWYARSAELLQQSHLQNLRWVRMIGDTILIIGGISFLAQLLKFMLNKKA, encoded by the coding sequence ATGCGTGAATACAAAAAGTATTGGCTAGCACTTGTTGCAGTACTAGTAATTTGCTTTAGTATTTTAGGCTACTACGGCGTTGAAGTTTATAGAAGCTCGCCACCAGTTGTAAATTTTACAGATGAGAATGGCAATGTCGTGATCGACAAAGAGAGCATCTATAAAGGTCAAGAGGCCTGGCAAAGCATAGGAGGTATGCAAGTTGGCTCTGTTTGGGGACACGGCGCATATCAAGCACCTGATTGGAGTGCGGACTGGCTTCACAAAGAGTTAGTTATATTTTTAGAGTTAAAAGCAGATGAAATTTATCACTCAAAATATGCTGACTTAAATGATGAACAAAAGGCAAATCTAAAAGTTCTACTTAAAAAAGAGTACCGAGAAAATGGCGTAAAAGACGATAAGATCGTACTTAGCAGCGATAGATTAAAGGCTATGAAACAAGTAAGCCAAGAGTATTCAGCACTTTTTGGAAATGATCCTAAGTTTAAATCTTTAAGAGAAGCTTATGCGATGAAAGAAAATACTCTTCCAAATGCTTCTGATAGAGATGATCTTAATAACTTTTTCTTCTGGTCAGCCTGGGCAACCGCAGCAAACAGACCTAATAGCGATGCTACATACACAAATAACTGGCCACATGAGCCACTAATCGATAATGTACCAACAAGCGAAAATATCTTTTGGTCAATCGCAAGTGTTGTAATACTTATTGCTGGTATTGGATTTCTTGTTTGGTTTAGCTCTTTTTATGGCAAAAAAGATGATGAAAAGTTGGAAGCTATTAGCGAAGATCCACTTAGTAAATTAAGCCTAACTCCATCTCAAAAAGCTCTTAAAAAATATCTTTTTGTGACTTTGGCTCTTTTTGCATTCCAAATTTTAATAGGCGGCTTTACAGCTCACTATACAGTCGAAGGACAAGAATTTTACGGTATAAATTTATCAGCTTATATTCCTTATTCACTTGCTAGAACATGGCACATTCAGGCTAGTATTTTCTGGATTGCGACAGGATTTTTAGCAGGCGGTCTTTTCCTAGCACCTATTATAAATGGCGGTAAAGATCCAAAATTCCAAAAGCTTGGCGTAGATTTATTATTTTATGCACTACTAATCCTTGTGGTTGGCAGTTTTGCTGGCGAGTATTTAGCGATTGCAAATATTATGCCTATAAATTTAAGCTTCTGGTTTGGACACCAAGGATACGAATATATCGAGCTTGGACGTGTTTGGCAAATTATTTTATTTGTTGGCCTTGTCATTTGGATGCTACTTTTACTTCGCGGATTTATCGGCGGATTTAAGAACAAAGGTGATAAAAATTTACTTGCTATCTTTGCAGCTTCAGCTGTTGCAGTTGGATTATTTTATGGAGCAGGATTATTTTACGGCCAAAGAAGTCCACTTCCGGTGATGGAATACTGGCGCTGGTGGGTTGTACACCTTTGGGTTGAAGGCTTTTTTGAGGTCTTTGCTACCGCTTCACTTGCTTTTGTATTTGTTAGTCTTGGTCTTGTTTCAAAGAGATTTGCTACGTTTTCAACACTTGCGAGTGCATCACTTTTCTTAGTAGGCGGAATTCCAGGAACTTTCCACCACTTATATTTTGCGGGCACTACAACGCCTATAATGGCAGTTGGCGCTAGCTTCTCAGCACTTGAGGTAGTTCCTCTTGTATTGCTTGGCGCTGAAGCTTATGAACACTACAGACTTCAGTTTGCTCAAACTTGGGCTAAGACATTAAAATGGCCACTTTACTGCTTTATCGCAGTTGCTTTCTGGAATATGCTAGGCGCTGGTGTATTTGGATTTTTAATCAATCCTCCGATTTCACTATTTTATATCCAAGGCCTAAATACGACTCCAGTTCACGGACATGCTGCGCTATTTGGTGTTTATGGATTTTTGGCACTTGGATTTGTTTGGCTAGTAGCTACTTATCTATTCAAAGGTCAAGAATTTGATGAAAAACTTATGAAAGTAGGTTTTTGGGGCTTAAATATAGGTCTTATGCTAATGATCGTGCTTTCACTACTTCCAATAGGAATTTATCAAGCATTTGCAAGCCTAGAGCATGGTATGTGGTATGCAAGAAGCGCTGAGCTTTTACAACAATCACACTTACAAAATTTAAGATGGGTAAGAATGATTGGCGATACGATTTTAATAATCGGTGGAATCAGCTTCCTTGCACAACTTCTAAAATTTATGCTTAATAAAAAAGCTTAA
- a CDS encoding DUF1523 family protein codes for MITFFKRICVIFIVLLHAFLALVVDYSFPHYANVQITGGDVKRMDKDGIIDAKNPADGPTRDVYFIYTKDSNNSNKVMAYRNEDTAWGFPFYFKFNSADVQAKAQGFANSDKNVTVKYYGYRISMLQEFRNVISLKESGTDTSWPVASYVFYFILFISLIIWIRKINKAFRPKISENLDK; via the coding sequence ATGATTACATTTTTTAAAAGAATTTGCGTTATTTTCATCGTACTCTTACACGCTTTTTTGGCTCTTGTAGTTGATTATTCGTTTCCACACTATGCAAATGTGCAAATCACGGGTGGCGATGTCAAACGTATGGACAAAGATGGTATCATCGACGCTAAAAATCCAGCAGATGGCCCTACCAGAGATGTTTATTTTATCTACACTAAAGATTCTAATAATTCAAATAAAGTCATGGCTTATAGAAATGAAGATACTGCATGGGGATTTCCGTTTTATTTTAAATTTAACTCAGCTGATGTACAAGCCAAGGCTCAAGGCTTTGCAAATAGCGATAAAAACGTAACTGTAAAATATTATGGATATAGAATTTCTATGCTTCAAGAGTTTAGAAATGTCATCTCACTAAAAGAAAGCGGCACTGATACTAGTTGGCCGGTAGCTAGCTATGTATTTTACTTTATCTTGTTTATCTCGCTAATCATTTGGATAAGAAAGATAAATAAGGCCTTTAGACCAAAAATTAGTGAAAATTTAGATAAATAG
- the hpf gene encoding ribosome hibernation-promoting factor, HPF/YfiA family, protein MNISIVGKQFELTEPIKNYIQDAFDTLGKYNLDIISARCVVAADEKQGKKGFNAEFSLNMAHKDTIVVRQKDKDLYAAIDLAIEKASKVLRREHDKKFTVKGKADDKEFRSRIGEEKIEGVEEIVPMELEIYKPLEVEEALEKLKSSDKQFYVFNDVYAKMRVIYKRTDGTFGLY, encoded by the coding sequence ATGAACATAAGCATTGTAGGAAAACAATTTGAGCTAACAGAGCCAATCAAAAACTATATCCAAGACGCTTTTGATACGCTTGGTAAATACAATCTCGACATCATCTCAGCAAGATGTGTTGTGGCAGCCGATGAAAAACAAGGAAAAAAAGGCTTTAATGCAGAATTTTCTCTAAATATGGCTCATAAAGACACCATAGTCGTTCGCCAAAAAGATAAAGATCTTTACGCTGCGATCGATCTTGCTATCGAAAAAGCATCAAAAGTTTTAAGAAGAGAGCATGATAAGAAATTTACTGTTAAAGGCAAGGCTGACGACAAAGAATTTCGCTCAAGAATAGGAGAAGAAAAGATCGAAGGTGTCGAGGAGATCGTACCTATGGAGCTTGAAATTTATAAACCTCTTGAGGTCGAAGAAGCACTTGAAAAACTAAAATCAAGCGATAAACAATTTTACGTATTTAACGATGTTTACGCAAAAATGCGTGTGATCTACAAAAGAACAGACGGAACTTTCGGTCTTTACTAA
- a CDS encoding type II secretion system protein, with amino-acid sequence MKKTKKAFTLIELIIVITVLGVISLMSFNTLMNLYQNYFQSKVINELETQSEIALEQISMLLSHRIKQSVIARKKNGDYLALNDSGVNLSSDFEILEFIPAAYELFDGINEYKGDDTNGDPIIEEGIYSGYVDLANSSVANGLKSPGSKFNNAFRNGVMDLTCENDSDEEDVNSGSRCINADNENGGLVAIFSSILYRVGSSFGYQENLDQRHLDIAKVGIQSINTLKISSDFKNKKISEQYKLAYTAIAIAPAEQSAEDVQNGSFDLKIYYNYRPWLNESFKKFSSTSTKAIKAESATLAKHVTRFVFTEKNGVIALKLCLKAEKSEITICKSKAVY; translated from the coding sequence ATGAAAAAAACAAAAAAAGCTTTTACATTAATTGAGCTAATAATAGTCATCACCGTACTTGGTGTTATCTCACTTATGAGCTTTAACACGCTTATGAATTTATATCAAAACTATTTTCAAAGCAAAGTAATAAACGAACTAGAAACACAAAGCGAAATCGCTCTAGAGCAAATTTCAATGCTACTTAGCCACAGAATCAAACAAAGCGTTATCGCTAGGAAAAAAAATGGAGATTACCTAGCTCTAAATGATAGTGGTGTAAATTTAAGTAGCGACTTTGAAATTTTAGAATTTATCCCAGCCGCTTATGAGCTATTTGATGGCATAAACGAATATAAAGGAGATGATACTAACGGAGATCCGATCATCGAAGAAGGCATATATAGCGGATATGTAGATCTTGCAAATAGTTCTGTTGCAAATGGATTAAAAAGCCCTGGAAGCAAATTTAATAATGCTTTTAGAAACGGCGTAATGGACTTGACCTGCGAAAATGATAGCGATGAAGAAGATGTAAATAGCGGCTCTAGGTGTATAAACGCCGATAATGAAAATGGCGGTTTAGTAGCGATATTTTCTAGCATACTTTATAGAGTTGGTAGCAGCTTTGGCTATCAAGAAAATTTAGACCAAAGGCACTTAGATATCGCAAAAGTAGGCATACAATCAATCAATACGCTTAAAATTTCAAGTGATTTTAAAAATAAAAAAATTTCAGAACAGTATAAGCTAGCTTATACAGCCATTGCCATAGCGCCAGCTGAGCAAAGTGCCGAGGATGTACAAAACGGCTCTTTTGACCTTAAAATTTACTACAACTATAGGCCATGGCTAAATGAAAGCTTTAAAAAATTTAGCTCAACATCTACAAAGGCTATCAAAGCCGAAAGTGCAACACTGGCTAAACACGTAACAAGATTTGTCTTTACAGAAAAAAATGGAGTCATCGCGTTAAAGCTTTGCCTTAAAGCAGAAAAATCAGAAATAACCATTTGCAAGTCAAAGGCTGTTTATTAA
- a CDS encoding type II secretion system protein, with product MVKRGGFSLIELILSVLVVAIVSASLPLAVRTTSNLSEQSLMQEGLMNAKTYMSLILKAPFSDQVLIAGKNTMPSSITTQEAIIFPLIICDQGANPDFYEKSGVKGEGHRILAYPVQNSSACATRPSDSKLPESIKSVNFKVKSIKNFNTQKSISPTASTTKRDFIIDTETTPTITNGADKFVVSTPLNDSDVLQIKLDTTMKTTKESKSVLYGYAFNIGESSTLSVKEWK from the coding sequence GTGGTAAAAAGAGGTGGCTTTTCATTGATAGAGCTTATCTTATCAGTGCTTGTAGTGGCCATAGTAAGTGCAAGCCTACCACTAGCAGTAAGAACTACTTCGAATCTAAGCGAGCAGTCCTTAATGCAAGAAGGACTAATGAATGCTAAAACTTATATGTCATTAATATTAAAAGCACCATTTAGCGATCAAGTCTTAATAGCCGGTAAAAATACCATGCCATCATCCATAACCACTCAAGAGGCTATAATTTTTCCTCTTATTATCTGCGATCAAGGGGCAAATCCAGATTTTTATGAAAAAAGCGGTGTAAAAGGAGAGGGACATAGGATACTTGCATATCCAGTGCAAAATTCATCTGCATGTGCCACAAGGCCTAGTGATTCAAAGCTTCCAGAATCAATCAAAAGCGTAAATTTTAAAGTAAAATCTATCAAAAATTTCAATACTCAAAAATCCATCTCGCCAACTGCTAGCACTACTAAACGCGACTTTATCATAGATACAGAAACGACTCCAACCATAACAAATGGAGCTGATAAATTTGTAGTTAGCACTCCTTTAAACGATAGTGACGTTTTACAGATAAAGCTAGATACGACTATGAAAACTACAAAAGAGAGCAAAAGCGTACTTTATGGATATGCCTTTAACATAGGTGAAAGTAGCACCCTAAGTGTAAAAGAATGGAAATGA
- the fliW gene encoding flagellar assembly protein FliW, which translates to MIFSVKSPILGFEHIKTMELIELDKFFVKLASKDDETSFTMINPFALRSYEFDIPSYYEDLMEIKESSQLRIYNIIVVALPLEKSTVNFIAPIVCNMDNMTLSQVVLDIAKYPQYGQAEMIENFIQK; encoded by the coding sequence ATGATTTTTAGTGTTAAAAGCCCTATTTTAGGCTTTGAGCATATCAAAACGATGGAGTTAATTGAACTTGATAAATTTTTTGTTAAGCTAGCAAGCAAAGATGATGAGACATCTTTTACAATGATAAATCCTTTTGCATTAAGAAGCTACGAATTCGATATTCCAAGCTATTATGAAGATCTTATGGAGATTAAAGAAAGCTCTCAACTTAGAATTTATAACATTATCGTTGTTGCACTCCCGCTTGAAAAATCAACTGTAAATTTTATAGCTCCTATCGTTTGCAATATGGACAATATGACCTTATCTCAAGTCGTTTTAGACATTGCCAAATATCCTCAGTACGGGCAAGCTGAAATGATAGAAAATTTTATACAAAAATAG